The Rhodamnia argentea isolate NSW1041297 chromosome 10, ASM2092103v1, whole genome shotgun sequence sequence TAAAGGACTTTTACAAAatgtaactatttttttttttattttaactttgtcacatTCACTTGCCGCCACCCCCCGCCCGGCAGCCCCCTCCTCCCCGCCCTCGCTGTTGCTAGCCAATTGCCGCCGGCCCGCCGCCTCCCGCAAGCCCCCGCCGCCGCTTGCCCACCACCCCCCCGGGCGCTCGCCCGCCGGCTATCATTGCCGACCGccgcttttttttaaaaagtaaaaatactttataaagttcatttttcaccgaacaatatttacgtcaaagttgtttttcaaatatgtaccaaacactacttgtattttgaaaaatgtctaTTTTAGATAGGCCTTGGAAACAACTCGCATTCATTCTTCTTCATGAAGGCTAATTGGGTAATTTCATGCTTGCTGTATGAAATTCATTTTCCAAGTCCTATTTTACTTGATATAACAGAGCGAAATTGACTGCCACTTCTCGATCTTCATCGTCGGTCAGAGAGAAAGATTTCCGATGGAGGAAATGGAAGATGCGACGTCGATGTTGCCGTTCCTTCCCTTGGAACTGAGGTCGTCGAAGCTCTCGTGGCCGTCGACGTCGGTGGAGGCTCTGGAGGCCATGTCCAGAGGCCCAGACCACAGCCGCGTGGAGTCTGGCGAAGTGCTCGCCATGGCCGTCTCTCACATGCGAGACGGCTCCGAGCCCTTCTTCGCTCCTTTTGCTGCCGAAGGCTACGCGCTCTTCTTCGACGATGTACTTCGGATTAATCATCAATTTCGTCTGCTTCTAGCTTGCTGATTGAAGTTCTATTCGTTCGTATGCGTGCGTGCGATTGGCGTCTTCGTGTGCGTTTGAGTTTGAAATTTCTCCTGCAGCTCATGTCTCGCGAGGATGCAGAGAAGTGGTTCAAGGAGGTAATCCCGTTTCTGGCTAATCTGTTGCTGCGGTTGCCTAAGCTGTTGGAAGATCACTGGAAACATCCTTACGGCTATTCTCGTTCGAGGAAACGGCGGGTCAGAACCGGTCTTCGCATATTGGACCGCCAACAAGCAGGGATGGTTATCCTGAACCGGGTACGATTTGGAATTTATTCTTTCCGTACTTTGACTTATATTGACTAAATAAATACGAAATGCATGTTAAAAAAGCTTAACTGTTTCGAAGGCGAGAAGTGGTTTATGTTATGATGAGTAGAGATGCTCCTGGTAGTGTGATTGGTTTGAGATAAAAGGTCGTTCTGTTGTAATTGACGGTGTTCGAAAATGGTGTACATCCGGTGAACAGAATGAATTATTTAGAATGGCTGCTTTTTCTAGATGGAGAATTGGTCTTACTTATGCATTGCGTATAATTAGGGTGAAAAGAGTTTAGAATAAACCGAGGAAACTTCTGGTTGAATCAGAGCACTTTTGGGGGAATGAAGCTGTAGGATTCATGCCTAATTGTCCTTGTATGGTCATATTTTTCAGGAATTGATTGCTGCTCTTCTGGcttgctctttcttttccctgTTCCCAGTCATTGAGAGAGGTTCTAAAGATCTTCCCATGATCAACTTCGATAAATTGTTTGCGTATGTAACCTTCTAGTTATTTGTATTTATGTAGAATAACCTTGTTTGGTCTGTACTTTAACATTTTGTTAAGATTTTAATTGTGATGTGTATGCGCTTTGGCTGTAATGACTGGACTTAGATTTGAGTAAGGTGTGAATCTCTTTGGTTCTCTCTGTTAACTAGTTTCTAGCTGTGAATCTCTTTGGTTCTGTCTGTTAACTAGTTTCAAATAATTAGTTGTGCATGGAGATCTTGGTGCATTTTTCCCATACTGTATGGATAATGTTAAAGAGACTGTTGCAGTAAATAAGATCATTAGTTGAGCAATGACTCCTCAACCATGTGAATTCTTATTGCTTCACAATATTTTAAGAATACTCACAGTAGGTGAAATGGCACTAGTAGTTCTTGTACTCTggcccaaaattcaaaaccatCCCTTAActttttttcggtcaaaatcgTCCCTATACTTTTCTATTGTCGATTGATTTGTGCTAACATGGACAACCAGATTGCTGAGTTGGACGTCGGAGTACATGTGTACTGTTCTGATTTGAAAAGTTTTTCCTGTGGTATCACCACATTAGCcaacataaatttttaaaaaataaagcaagagagagagatttggaacTCCTAGCCATAGTGGCTAGAGCTTCTTTGAGCTCACAGCCATGGCCCTCGTTGAACACAGCCATGACTGTTCGAGCTTAGCCTACTACGCTTTGTCCAGGTCGACCATGACCACTTGAGCTTCGTCAACCTTGCTGCCACGGCAGCTAGAGCTTCTTCGAGCTTCCGGCCATGTCCACTCGAGCTTCGTCAAGATCAGTCATGGTGTTTGCATCTTCTTCAAGCTTGGGTTAATGGCTGCTTGGGGTCAGCAAATTTCTAATGGCGTTTACACAATGTTAGCAAATTCCATTAGTGGACCGACTAGGgatggacagagagagagagagagagagagagagaggtcagcAAATTTCTAATGGCGTTTACACCATGTTAGCAAATTCCATTAGTGGACCGACtagggatggagagagagagagagagaggtcagcAAATTTCTAATGGCATTTACACCATGTTAGCAAATTCCATTAGTGGACCGACTAGGGATGGACACTTTTTCTAATGGCATTTAAACCATGCTAGCAAATTCCATTAGTGGACCAACTAAGGATGGACACCTTTTGACGGTTTCGATTTTTGAACTAAGGTACACGGACCAACGGTGACATTTTACTTGCACAGTGTTTATCATTACAACTTATAAATGTCCTATCTCTTACTGTCCAGTTTCCAATCATTACCTGAGCTTCTTGGAGATACCCATGGTTTGCTTCATTTGCTCTATCTCTTTAGTTTGTCGGACAACTAAATGTAGTGGTCCCTTGCATCTTAACCATATGCTTATCACTTTATCCCTTTAAGAGATGATTGCCCCAGCCATCTAAGCGATCCTCGTCATTACACTTAAAACTTTTGAGGACAATTTCAGGGGCCGTTAGAAAGGCTGCTATTAGTTGATGGATAGGATTAGAATGGAGGAGCATGTCGTCTTTGTGCCTTTGTAcctcttaacttttttttgacGATATATTGATTTTGTTGTTTAATCTTGGGAAATACATTGGCATCATTTTCAGGAATCTGTATGAGAGTTATGATGAAAAGCAAGAAAGCAAGATGAAATGTATCACACACTATTTTCATCGTATAAGTTCAACTATTCCTGTGGGGGTTGTCTCATTTGAGAGGAAAGTTCTTCCACTGGAAAGTGATCCTCTTGTGCCTTATGGGATGGTGGACTTCTGGAGTAAGTCTGCCTTTCCTCTCTGCCACCTTGAGGTAACAGTTGGAACGAACAAGTGAAATAGGTAGTTGAACCTGTTTTGTTTTGCATTATGTAGTTTTTCCTTCTCATACTTCTCTGAGGTCTCTGTGTAAATTTTAGGTACATGATTCTGGCCTCATGGAAGACCATTCTGGTGAAGTTCttcaagttgattttgcaaacaAATATATTGGCGGTGGTGCTCTTAATAGGGGCTGTGTTCAGGTATAACTTCCTAGATGTGTGGACTTGATTATACAAATGAAAGAGGTTAATTTGTGTTAGGCAGTGCATTAATAGATCCTTGGGATGTTCATGGCTGTACTTAACCATAGATTACAGATGTTTATTAGGTGGTTTATCTGATGCATCTTTCTTATTGTCTCCCTCTGTAAAGGTAAGTTCAGAGAAGGGCGAGAGAGTCACATTTAGTATTGTTTGGCAATGACATACTTGAGGTTTCCAGATTCTGCCATCTCCTTTTCTGACGATCTTTAGGCCTTGTTTACTTTAGAGACTAAAACGGCAAAGAAGTTCTTTCtggaaaatgaattttcttttcaccgGACGGGTGGAAGATGGATGTGATAATGGAGTTCATAATGAGTCTTAAATCATGTGCAAGCAGTACCTATGTTTTCGTTGTTTTATTAGATTGCCTTTAATGGTGTTCTTTTTTATGGTCAAGCATGATATGCTGCTCAAATAACATGCAGGAAGAGATACTTTTCATGATCAATCCTGAATTGATTGTCGGAATGCTTTTCTTGCCAGCCTTGGCAGACAATGAAGCTATAGAAATTGTGGGTACTGAAAGGTTTGCAAATTATACAGGGTGAGTATGGACATTTGCCTTGGTAAACTCAAAGTGATATGTAGTAGTTGTGATGCTTTTCTTAATTATCGATGTCACTGCGAGAATTTTGAATTATGTAATATCTATGGACTGAACTATGGCTCGTACTGGATCAAGATGTCCACATGAACTGTTGTTTTTTCACGTTTCAATTTCTGAATATTACAACATAAAAAGTGTTGCAGGTCCTCAAAGACAAGCTGCTTTCACTTTGTAGCACTATTGGTTCCCTgtctgaaaaatgaaaatatggaatttttcaaattacgtCAGATTCAGAGTTGGATGCGGACTGCTTAGTAATGTTTACTTCTTTGCCTCCTCTCTTTTCGCTCAATTGACAGTGTTCGATGGAGAATTATAAACAATTGTTGTAGGCTTCCACAGAAGAAGGTTTCTAATGTAGAAGGTGTATGCAcaattttgtgattgatttgagttTGAGCTAACTGAGTAATCCTTCTTGAACATGCTTGTTTTTATTAGAAATTACTTTGATTATTCAGCTGGTAGGTATACATCTTTTAATTCTGTCTGAATTGACTTCACTTTATGATGGCTTCTGAATTGTGCTTGAACTTGAAGGGGTGCAGGTATGCTTCTTCATTCAAATTTTCTggtgactatattgacaaaagaGACACTGATTGCATGGGAAGGCGTAGAACGAGAAATGTTGCAATAGATGCATTATGCAGACCAGGGATTAAGCAGTATAAATTACAACTCCTTCTGAGGTATTGTGGAGtttttttccccatgatttcctGTCATCGTTAGCTCTTACATGTGTAAGCTGGACAAGAAAGAAGGATGAAGCCATCTCAAATGGAAATCCGCTTATTTTAGTTACCAATTCATTAAATGCCCTCTTTGCTGGATTTACAAGTAATACACAGGGTCAAGAAATAAAGGTTGGAGTGAAGGTTCTATTCTACCCTTTTTCGTGCTGGCTTAATCTTGGATACAGTGTCACTTGCTGAAACCACTCCAGGGCATCTTCAGGATGGATTTTCTTATCAAATAAAGcttttaaaaatgcaaaatcaagATCATATGAAGAGCGACTTTTAATCAAAGCAATTGGAATTTCCCTTTGAATTGTCTATGAAATTGTGTCCAGGATGTTAAATCTGTCATTTGGCTCTGTTGTAGAGTAGACTCTAGGGTTCACAGTCTACGAGGTAAGTCCGGTCAAATGAGAGTCGAAAACGTATCAATGAGAAGATGATGTCTTACTAGACTGTTCAGTTATGTAGTTGGAGACATTTCTTCCTTGGATCTTTTCCTTTCACTTGCCAAATGAAATTTCATAATAAGTAACAAAGAATTAGATTATCCAATTTTAATAGGAAGCTAAAATGAGATtgtagctaaaaaaaaaaaaacaaaaacaaaagcaaaaacttATAGCATGATCAACTATAAGACAAGTGAGACTAAGGAGAGTATTAAACAATATCCAAATTGAACAAGGTTCTGAGAACCATGTGTTTCAGCTGAGCTGAAGACAAAACCGCATTTGCCAAGAATAAATTGTCTCGGAAATTTTTAGAGTTGTCTTTTCTATTGGTTCCTTGGTTGGTCGGAAAGGAAGTAAAATAGAGGAACTTTCCATCGATGGCCTAGAAAGAAATAagtccttgattgattttagaTGTTGCTCACTTGCTTGTTGCAATCACAGGGAGATTAATAAGGCATTTTGTGGCTTCTCTGATGACTCCAAGTACCAGTTGTATGAGAGGGTCTTCCAGGAAAATTGTTTAGCAGGATTGGTTGATGGCCGAGTCCAAGTCTCAAATCATGTATCTGGGGATGATGCTTTGGTCAgggattttcacattttgcagtatcatttttcttcttttgttaagTCATTGTTTCTATGTATATGTAAATCCAGTTCTACTTATCTGAGGATGCTGTCTGTTTTTGGACTGCAGAGAGATCCTGCAACATTCACAAGAACTGAAGGAGGAGCAAGGGACAAAGAGGTCCCAGATGCCGAGGCTTTAACTCAGATACCTGATGATGATGACAATATTGGAATTGTGACGGGAAACTGGggttgtggagcctttggaGGTGATCCTGAGCTGAAGAGCGTGATTCAGTGGCTTGCTGCTTCTCAGGTGATATTATCCTTTTTACTTAGCAATATCTTACAATTGagaatcattttattttatgtggcAATGCTAAATATGAGTGAGCAGGTTTATCTGATGTCTACACATTTAGGAATATACAAGGTGTTATGACGTTTGTCAGTGCATAACATCTTAACTACAATAAACAAGTATAGTTGAATGATCAATTTAAAGTTTTCCAAGCATGAGGATGCTTGAAGTTTTGAGATGCAGGTACATCACAAGAAGGAAGTTTGTGAGTAGAAATGTTTGATCATAACCAGACAGGAACAACTTTGTCAGAAAAAAGATGGATGTGGTATGAGATATAAGATTGAAACATGGGATCAGTTTAAGAAGTGTCAGAATAGTTAGTGGCAAAAATACTTCATTATAGGCAGCCCACACTTATCTATTGGTCTTTTTTAATGtatatggaaaagaaaagaagagacaaGTCTACAGTCAATAACCTAAAGAGGAGAAAGCTTTAATAATTTTGTGAACCAGATTTTTAGAGGGCTTGGGCAATCATGGCTGATCAGGCCAAAATTCTAAGGTTCTGTCATTCGGCCATACGATCCCCTCTATCTTTTCTGGACCCATTCAATTACCTTAAAGAGCTAGCAAAATTGCATGAGAATATTCAAGGTGGATGGATTGGGCAGGCCCAGAAAGGAAATCCATCATCTAAGCCTGCCTATGttcacaaaattttaaaatgggCTCAACCTAGTTCAGTGA is a genomic window containing:
- the LOC115739074 gene encoding poly(ADP-ribose) glycohydrolase 1-like isoform X2, producing MEEMEDATSMLPFLPLELRSSKLSWPSTSVEALEAMSRGPDHSRVESGEVLAMAVSHMRDGSEPFFAPFAAEGYALFFDDLMSREDAEKWFKEVIPFLANLLLRLPKLLEDHWKHPYGYSRSRKRRVRTGLRILDRQQAGMVILNRELIAALLACSFFSLFPVIERGSKDLPMINFDKLFANLYESYDEKQESKMKCITHYFHRISSTIPVGVVSFERKVLPLESDPLVPYGMVDFWSKSAFPLCHLEVHDSGLMEDHSGEVLQVDFANKYIGGGALNRGCVQEEILFMINPELIVGMLFLPALADNEAIEIVGTERFANYTGYASSFKFSGDYIDKRDTDCMGRRRTRNVAIDALCRPGIKQYKLQLLLREINKAFCGFSDDSKYQLYERVFQENCLAGLVDGRVQVSNHVSGDDALRDPATFTRTEGGARDKEVPDAEALTQIPDDDDNIGIVTGNWGCGAFGGDPELKSVIQWLAASQALRPFISYYTFGVEALQNLRQVSRWILLHGWTVGDLWNMLVEYSSQRFKQETKLGFFAWLLPSVTADDAMTFNALDAT
- the LOC115739074 gene encoding poly(ADP-ribose) glycohydrolase 1-like isoform X1; amino-acid sequence: MEEMEDATSMLPFLPLELRSSKLSWPSTSVEALEAMSRGPDHSRVESGEVLAMAVSHMRDGSEPFFAPFAAEGYALFFDDLMSREDAEKWFKEVIPFLANLLLRLPKLLEDHWKHPYGYSRSRKRRVRTGLRILDRQQAGMVILNRELIAALLACSFFSLFPVIERGSKDLPMINFDKLFANLYESYDEKQESKMKCITHYFHRISSTIPVGVVSFERKVLPLESDPLVPYGMVDFWSKSAFPLCHLEVHDSGLMEDHSGEVLQVDFANKYIGGGALNRGCVQEEILFMINPELIVGMLFLPALADNEAIEIVGTERFANYTGYASSFKFSGDYIDKRDTDCMGRRRTRNVAIDALCRPGIKQYKLQLLLREINKAFCGFSDDSKYQLYERVFQENCLAGLVDGRVQVSNHVSGDDALLQRDPATFTRTEGGARDKEVPDAEALTQIPDDDDNIGIVTGNWGCGAFGGDPELKSVIQWLAASQALRPFISYYTFGVEALQNLRQVSRWILLHGWTVGDLWNMLVEYSSQRFKQETKLGFFAWLLPSVTADDAMTFNALDAT